CCGCCCCAATCTCGTCCATCAGCCGCGCCACGTACGCATACCGCCGCAAGTCAATCAGCTCAAACTCCAGCAGCAGCCGCGTCTGGTAGCGCGCCACCTGCAATCGCGCGTTGACCTGCTCCAGCACCTCCGCCTTCGACCGCCGATACTGCGCCCGCACCAAGTCCTCCAGCATCCCATACAGCTCGTTGATGAGCCGTTCCCCCAGCCCGTACTTGTGATCGCGCGGCAGCCGGTTCA
The genomic region above belongs to Chloracidobacterium sp. and contains:
- the avd gene encoding diversity-generating retroelement protein Avd, which codes for MRTKGQRGVVGAGSAAVGLSVVEKVYALVKWYVPVLNRLPRDHKYGLGERLINELYGMLEDLVRAQYRRSKAEVLEQVNARLQVARYQTRLLLEFELIDLRRYAYVARLMDEIGAEVGGWRKQQAARAAAEATATEGGGEGDETAGRTV